One genomic region from Vitis riparia cultivar Riparia Gloire de Montpellier isolate 1030 chromosome 17, EGFV_Vit.rip_1.0, whole genome shotgun sequence encodes:
- the LOC117905195 gene encoding protein MICROTUBULE BINDING PROTEIN 2C, which yields MFEPQHFMDLHDNSSLGDPKSWLSGDDNSSPIHRRTQSSLSSASAAGTAANVDRLLFNDLVEIVPLVQSLIDRKASSSFTRVGAVTYTKTPSRESLSRRFSELKGRNTAQSIPTKKRRDHGEKDQGRNGSNNQDGCADGFSLFSSRAVASEKDKEELIALREQVEDLQRKLAEKDELLKSAEISKSQMSAVHDKLDELKQQVAEKDSLIKSTQLQLSDAKIKLADKQAALEKIQWEAMTSNRKVEKLQEDLESMQADISSFMLLFEGLTKNDSTIRSESYDITPYHLGHLPPIDDLDEIGAQKMEEARKAYVAAVAAAKENQDEESIALAANSRLHLQSFVFKNHNMDVNRASPDVRIAGAPVGAVAH from the exons ATGTTCGAACCACAACATTTCATGGATTTACACGACAATTCAAGTCTAGGAGACCCCAAATCCTGGCTTTCCGGCGATGACAACTCCTCTCCGATTCACCGCCGGACTCAGTCCTCCCTGTCCTCCGCCTCCGCCGCCGGAACTGCTGCCAATGTTGACAGACTCCTCTTTAACGACCTCGTCGAGATCGTCCCTCTCGTGCAGTCTCTCATT GATCGGAAGGCGAGCAGTTCGTTCACCCGAGTTGGTGCAGTCACCTACACCAAGACGCCTTCAAGAGAATCTTTGTCCAGGAGG TTTTCTGAACTGAAAGGGAGAAATACAGCTCAATCTATCCCCACAAAAAAGCGAAGGGACCATGGAGAAAAGGACCAGGGAAGGAATGGTAGCAATAACCAAGATGGATGTGCTGATGGCTTCTCACTTTTCTCCTCTAGGGCTGTGGCATCAGAGAAGGACAAAGAAGAGCTTATTGCATTGAGGGAACAAGTGGAGGATTTACAGAGGAAATTAGCAGAGAAAGATGAACTCCTGAAATCAGCAGAGATTTCAAAGAGCCAGATGTCTGCTGTTCATGATAAACTAGATGAACTGAAGCAACAGGTAGCAGAAAAGGACTCTTTAATTAAATCTACTCAACTACAACTTTCTGATGCGAAG ATCAAGCTTGCCGACAAACAAGCAGCCCTGGAAAAGATACAGTGGGAAGCAATGACATCCAACAGGAAAGTGGAGAAGCTCCAGGAAGATCTAGAATCTATGCAGGCAGATATTTCATCATTTATGCTTTTATTTGAAGGCTTGACAAagaatgattccactatacgtTCCGAAAGCTATGATATCACGCCATATCATTTAGGTCATCTTCCTCCAATT GATGATCTGGATGAGATAGGGGCACAGAAAATGGAGGAGGCAAGAAAAGCTTATGTTGCTGCAGTCGCAGCTGCCAAAGAAAACCAAGATGAAGAATCTATTGCACTTGCAGCCAATTCAAGATTACATCTTCAatcatttgttttcaaaaaccataataTGGATGTCAACCGGGCAAGTCCAGATGTCAGGATTGCTGGAGCTCCTGTTGGAGCAGTTGCTCACTAG